In Candidatus Kerfeldbacteria bacterium, a single genomic region encodes these proteins:
- a CDS encoding EamA family transporter, protein MSGFVFVILGSILFPIIEAIKKRATQSIPVPIIFWAIATFTAPVYIGYLCWTGIPSLGPNFWLLIGINTPLLILSNLMLIKDEKIAPLSTTLPLLSFTPVFLIFTSFFLLGELPNSYGVIGIFLVVLGAILLKGEELRRGLFYRMRDIFTHRSSLYILAIAFMYSFSATFAKLAIQESNVWFFLGITVVTEAIFMNVWMLSKRRKDIGKFFHNEHAKLLGTVALLAIAADVFIFVGMETTLVSYVIAIKRAFLISGSILLGAAFFHERNIKYRIGGALITIIGLLFILVFGSR, encoded by the coding sequence ATGTCTGGATTTGTATTTGTCATTCTCGGCTCAATCCTCTTTCCGATTATTGAGGCGATCAAAAAACGGGCCACCCAATCCATCCCGGTGCCTATTATTTTTTGGGCAATCGCGACCTTTACCGCACCCGTCTACATCGGCTACCTTTGTTGGACTGGTATTCCAAGTTTAGGTCCGAATTTTTGGTTGCTCATTGGCATTAATACGCCGCTGCTGATCTTGAGCAACCTTATGTTGATCAAAGATGAAAAAATCGCTCCCCTCTCCACCACCCTCCCACTACTTTCTTTTACGCCTGTTTTCCTCATCTTCACTTCTTTTTTTCTACTGGGAGAATTACCTAATAGCTACGGCGTGATCGGCATATTTCTCGTCGTGCTCGGCGCAATACTACTCAAAGGAGAAGAATTGCGCCGCGGATTATTCTACCGCATGCGAGACATCTTTACCCATCGCTCCAGCCTGTATATTCTGGCGATTGCTTTTATGTATAGTTTTTCCGCTACCTTTGCTAAACTGGCTATCCAAGAAAGTAACGTCTGGTTTTTCCTAGGGATCACGGTAGTGACGGAAGCAATCTTTATGAACGTATGGATGCTCTCCAAACGCCGAAAAGATATCGGTAAATTCTTCCATAATGAGCATGCGAAACTGCTGGGCACCGTCGCGCTGCTGGCCATTGCCGCGGATGTGTTCATATTCGTCGGTATGGAAACGACGCTGGTATCATATGTCATCGCCATCAAACGCGCTTTCCTCATCTCCGGCAGCATCCTGCTGGGCGCGGCCTTTTTTCATGAGCGCAACATCAAATATCGCATTGGCGGAGCTCTGATAACCATTATTGGCCTCCTCTTTATTCTTGTATTTGGCTCTCGGTAG
- a CDS encoding cysteine--tRNA ligase yields the protein MALQLFNTLSRKKETFSPLHDAEVGLYTCGPTVYNFAHIGNLRTYVFEDILKRTLVANGYTVNHVMNITDVGHLTDDADDGEDKMEKSAAAQKKSVWDIAQYYTDAFKQNMQDLNILEPNIWAKATDHIPEQIKWVQKLEKKGFTYHTSDGIYFNTSKLADYGKLTGQKLNELREGARVEKNDEKRHPTDFALWKFSPAGQKRQMEWDSPWGIGFPGWHLECSVMASKYLGEQFDIHCGGIDHIPIHHTNEIAQTEAVTGKQFVKYWIHGEFLVQKDAKMAKSAGNFITLETLKEKNISPLAYRYFVLGTHYRKPLTFSWEALTAAQNVYENLLSLTADLGGPKIGCAEFEQKFMNAINDDLNTPQALAVVWNLLKSDYPNSAKKASLLKFDEVLGLSLKDAKPIEVPDEVRDLAQQRATLRTKKDFAGADALRDQITKAGFRVDDTPAGSVIKK from the coding sequence ATGGCGCTACAGCTATTCAATACTCTTTCCAGAAAAAAAGAGACTTTCTCCCCACTCCACGATGCTGAGGTGGGTCTGTATACCTGCGGCCCGACCGTGTATAACTTTGCCCACATTGGTAATTTACGTACCTATGTATTTGAAGATATTTTGAAGCGAACATTAGTTGCCAATGGCTATACGGTCAATCACGTGATGAATATTACCGATGTTGGACATTTAACCGATGACGCTGATGATGGTGAAGATAAGATGGAAAAAAGCGCTGCCGCACAAAAAAAATCTGTCTGGGACATCGCTCAATATTATACTGATGCGTTCAAGCAGAACATGCAGGATCTTAATATTCTGGAACCGAACATCTGGGCCAAAGCAACTGACCATATCCCTGAACAGATTAAATGGGTGCAAAAACTTGAGAAGAAAGGCTTTACCTATCACACCAGCGACGGCATTTATTTTAATACCAGCAAACTGGCGGACTATGGCAAATTGACAGGCCAAAAATTAAATGAACTTAGAGAGGGTGCGCGCGTGGAAAAGAATGACGAGAAGCGCCACCCAACCGATTTCGCGCTCTGGAAATTCTCACCGGCCGGGCAGAAACGCCAAATGGAATGGGACAGCCCCTGGGGCATCGGCTTCCCTGGCTGGCATCTAGAATGCTCGGTGATGGCCTCGAAATATTTAGGTGAGCAATTTGATATCCACTGCGGCGGTATCGACCATATCCCCATCCACCATACGAATGAGATTGCCCAGACCGAGGCAGTCACGGGCAAACAATTTGTGAAATACTGGATCCACGGAGAGTTCTTGGTACAGAAAGATGCCAAGATGGCCAAGTCAGCCGGCAACTTTATTACCCTTGAGACGCTCAAGGAAAAAAACATTAGCCCGCTTGCCTACCGCTACTTTGTTCTGGGCACACACTACCGCAAACCACTCACCTTTTCATGGGAAGCGCTCACGGCCGCCCAGAATGTCTACGAAAATTTACTGTCATTGACGGCTGACCTCGGTGGGCCGAAAATCGGCTGCGCAGAATTTGAGCAAAAATTTATGAATGCTATCAATGATGACCTAAATACTCCCCAAGCACTCGCCGTAGTCTGGAATCTACTTAAATCTGATTATCCCAATTCCGCCAAAAAAGCGTCACTGCTCAAATTTGATGAAGTGCTTGGATTGAGCCTGAAGGATGCCAAGCCAATTGAAGTGCCAGATGAGGTGCGTGATTTAGCACAGCAACGTGCAACGTTACGTACAAAAAAAGACTTTGCGGGTGCCGATGCGCTCCGCGATCAAATTACCAAGGCGGGGTTTCGCGTGGACGACACCCCAGCCGGATCAGTCATCAAAAAGTAA